In a single window of the Streptomyces cinnabarinus genome:
- a CDS encoding MFS transporter yields MTTSQLMQDQKPGAARRQGRPGIALTVIAACQLMVVLDATIVNIALPHIQDALKFSTTDLTWVVSSYTLTFGGLLLLGGRAGDILGRRRVFMTGILLFTFASLLGGLAQEPWQLLAARVLQGVGGAIASPTSLALITTTFPEGPERNRAFGVFAAVSAGGGAIGLLAGGMLTEWLDWRWVLFVNVPIGVLIAVLTPLYINESERHTGRFDIAGALTSTLGMASLVYGFIRAADEGWRDSLTIGSFVAAVPLLLAFAFIESRAKEPITPLRMFADRNRSGTYVIMLSLAAAMFGMFFYIVLFVQNVLEYSPIEAGLAFLPVTVVIAIGAGLSQRFLPVLGPKPFMLTGSALVVVGLAWQALISADSSYVGGVLGPMLLFGFGMGLNFVTLTITAVSGVAQHEAGAASGLLNAMQQVGGSLGLSILTTVFGSASKDEAETQMAKFMAEASPEQKAQFAETHQLPAPWGHEVLTQGISMGFVAAASMGALALATAWFVIKVRKSDLEALSGTAGPVAG; encoded by the coding sequence GTGACAACCTCTCAGTTGATGCAGGACCAGAAACCAGGTGCGGCCCGCAGGCAGGGCCGACCCGGTATAGCGCTCACCGTCATCGCGGCATGCCAACTCATGGTGGTACTCGACGCGACGATTGTGAACATCGCACTCCCGCACATTCAAGACGCACTCAAGTTCAGCACGACCGACCTCACCTGGGTGGTCAGTTCCTACACCCTCACCTTCGGCGGTCTGCTGCTCCTCGGCGGCCGGGCCGGTGACATCCTCGGTCGCCGCCGGGTCTTCATGACCGGCATCCTGCTCTTCACCTTCGCCTCGCTGCTCGGCGGACTCGCCCAGGAGCCCTGGCAGTTGCTCGCCGCGCGCGTGCTCCAGGGCGTGGGTGGCGCCATCGCGTCGCCGACCTCGCTGGCGCTCATCACGACGACATTCCCCGAAGGACCGGAACGGAACCGGGCGTTCGGTGTCTTCGCCGCCGTCTCCGCGGGCGGCGGCGCCATCGGACTGCTCGCCGGCGGCATGCTCACCGAGTGGCTCGACTGGCGGTGGGTGCTCTTCGTCAACGTCCCGATCGGCGTTCTGATCGCCGTCCTCACCCCGCTCTACATCAACGAGTCCGAACGGCACACCGGCCGCTTCGACATCGCGGGCGCATTGACCTCGACGCTGGGTATGGCGTCCCTCGTCTACGGGTTCATCCGTGCCGCGGACGAGGGCTGGCGCGACAGCCTGACCATCGGCTCGTTCGTCGCCGCGGTGCCTCTGCTGCTCGCGTTCGCCTTCATCGAGTCGCGGGCCAAGGAGCCGATCACCCCGCTGCGGATGTTCGCCGACCGCAACCGCTCCGGCACATACGTGATCATGCTGAGCCTGGCCGCGGCGATGTTCGGCATGTTCTTCTACATCGTGCTCTTCGTGCAGAACGTGCTGGAGTACAGCCCGATCGAGGCGGGCCTCGCCTTCTTGCCGGTGACCGTGGTCATCGCCATCGGCGCGGGTCTGTCGCAGCGGTTCCTGCCGGTACTGGGCCCCAAGCCGTTCATGCTGACCGGCTCGGCACTCGTGGTGGTCGGACTGGCCTGGCAGGCCCTCATCAGCGCGGACAGCTCGTATGTGGGCGGCGTGCTCGGGCCGATGCTCCTGTTCGGCTTCGGCATGGGTCTGAACTTCGTGACGCTGACGATCACCGCCGTCTCCGGAGTCGCCCAGCACGAGGCCGGCGCGGCGTCCGGTCTGCTCAACGCCATGCAGCAGGTGGGCGGGTCGCTCGGTCTGTCCATCCTGACGACGGTGTTCGGCTCGGCCAGCAAGGACGAGGCGGAGACGCAGATGGCCAAGTTCATGGCAGAGGCCTCTCCGGAACAGAAGGCCCAGTTCGCCGAGACCCACCAGCTGCCCGCTCCGTGGGGGCACGAGGTGCTCACCCAAGGCATCTCCATGGGCTTCGTGGCTGCCGCCTCGATGGGCGCACTCGCCCTGGCCACCGCCTGGTTCGTGATCAAGGTCCGTAAAAGCGACCTGGAGGCTCTGTCCGGCACGGCCGGTCCCGTCGCCGGTTGA